The following coding sequences are from one Lipingzhangella halophila window:
- a CDS encoding FecCD family ABC transporter permease yields the protein MTEAGPSSLRRPEGLASEAGARRRAVGLLVLLALLLVAVSTSISVGARAIPPLEVWRVLFSPDGGEASAIVGELRGPRTLLGALVGLALGVAGVLMQSHTRNPIADPSLLGVSHGAACAVVVSVFALGVTSLSGYVWFAIAGALLSSLVVFAVASGGARGPTPLTLILAGAAMTALMGGITSAIVLLDQRSLEVFRFWRIGSLAGRPDDVLWQVLPFLVAGLVLAVANTPGMNILALGDDVATALGQRVRLVRATGVLAIALLTGASVAAVGPIGFVGLMTPHLARSVVGPDHRWLVPYAALLGAAIVLFADVVGRVVAGTGEVEVGVVLAMVGAPVFVVLIRSRRLVAL from the coding sequence GTGACCGAAGCCGGGCCCAGTTCGCTCCGGCGCCCCGAGGGCCTGGCATCGGAGGCGGGTGCACGCCGCCGCGCGGTGGGGCTGCTGGTCCTGCTCGCGCTGCTGCTGGTCGCCGTGTCCACCAGCATCTCGGTCGGCGCCCGGGCAATCCCGCCATTGGAGGTGTGGCGGGTGCTGTTCTCCCCCGACGGCGGGGAGGCGAGCGCGATCGTGGGTGAGCTGCGCGGGCCCCGCACCCTCCTCGGCGCGCTGGTGGGCCTCGCGCTCGGCGTGGCCGGCGTGCTCATGCAGAGCCACACCCGCAACCCCATCGCCGACCCCTCACTGCTCGGCGTATCCCATGGGGCGGCATGCGCCGTGGTGGTGAGCGTTTTCGCGCTGGGCGTCACCTCCCTGTCCGGCTACGTCTGGTTCGCCATCGCCGGTGCGCTGCTGTCCAGCCTCGTCGTGTTCGCGGTGGCCTCCGGCGGCGCCCGGGGCCCGACCCCGTTGACCCTGATCCTCGCCGGCGCGGCCATGACCGCGTTAATGGGCGGCATCACCTCGGCGATCGTGCTGCTGGACCAGCGCAGCCTTGAGGTCTTCCGGTTCTGGCGGATCGGATCGCTGGCCGGGCGCCCCGACGATGTGCTCTGGCAGGTGCTGCCCTTCCTCGTCGCCGGCCTGGTGCTGGCCGTGGCCAACACCCCGGGGATGAACATCCTGGCCTTGGGGGACGACGTGGCGACCGCGCTCGGCCAGCGGGTCCGCCTCGTTCGGGCCACCGGAGTGCTGGCCATCGCCCTGCTCACCGGCGCGTCCGTGGCGGCGGTCGGTCCCATCGGCTTCGTCGGCCTGATGACCCCGCACCTCGCCCGGTCCGTGGTCGGGCCCGACCACCGGTGGCTCGTCCCCTATGCCGCGCTGCTGGGGGCGGCCATCGTGCTGTTCGCCGACGTGGTCGGGCGGGTGGTCGCCGGCACCGGCGAAGTGGAGGTCGGGGTGGTCCTCGCCATGGTCGGGGCGCCGGTATTCGTCGTGCTCATCCGAAGCCGGAGGCTGGTCGCGCTGTGA
- a CDS encoding 5-oxoprolinase subunit C family protein, with translation MKELIVHTGGLSTTVQDAGRDGHYALGIPPSGAMDQYSLRVANLLVGNDERAAALEATYIGPRVEFTDDRVCAVTGADVPVSLNGDPVESWRALPVRAGDVLSIFSPVTGGARPYLAVSGGIGVPEYLGSRSTYTLTGIGGFEGRKLADGDRLPLGDAAGARAAGREVPEELHPALPEMPEIRTVIGLCSYRLTSAALDSFLGTPWRVTKDADRIGYRIRGGSLDFVEREQPHGAGSDPANVVDLGYPVGSIQVPGGDEPIVLLNDAVTGGGYATVGTVISVDRDRMAQTKTGDHIQFVRTDLEGALAARRERSERLQRVRELLGA, from the coding sequence GTGAAAGAGCTGATCGTACACACGGGCGGACTGTCCACAACGGTGCAGGACGCGGGCCGCGACGGGCACTACGCCCTCGGTATCCCGCCGTCGGGGGCGATGGACCAGTACTCGCTGCGGGTCGCGAACCTCCTCGTTGGCAATGACGAGCGGGCCGCCGCACTGGAGGCGACCTACATCGGGCCGCGGGTGGAGTTCACCGACGACCGGGTGTGCGCGGTCACCGGCGCTGACGTCCCGGTCAGCCTGAACGGCGACCCCGTGGAAAGCTGGCGGGCGCTGCCCGTGCGCGCCGGCGACGTGCTCTCCATCTTCTCTCCTGTGACGGGCGGGGCCCGCCCCTACTTGGCGGTCAGTGGCGGCATCGGCGTCCCCGAGTACCTCGGTTCGCGCTCCACCTACACGCTCACCGGAATTGGCGGCTTCGAGGGACGAAAGCTCGCCGACGGCGACCGCCTGCCGCTCGGTGACGCGGCGGGAGCGCGGGCCGCCGGCCGGGAGGTCCCGGAGGAGCTGCACCCCGCACTCCCGGAGATGCCCGAGATCCGCACGGTGATCGGGCTCTGCTCGTACCGGCTGACCTCGGCCGCGCTCGACTCGTTCCTGGGGACGCCGTGGCGCGTCACCAAGGACGCCGACCGGATCGGGTACCGCATCCGCGGCGGGTCGCTCGACTTCGTCGAGCGCGAGCAGCCGCACGGCGCGGGCAGCGACCCCGCCAACGTGGTCGACCTCGGCTACCCCGTCGGCTCCATCCAGGTCCCCGGGGGCGACGAACCGATCGTGCTGCTCAACGACGCGGTCACCGGCGGCGGCTACGCCACGGTCGGCACGGTGATCTCGGTGGACCGGGACCGGATGGCCCAGACGAAGACGGGCGACCACATCCAGTTCGTGCGCACCGACCTCGAAGGCGCGCTCGCGGCGCGGCGGGAGCGGAGCGAGCGGCTGCAGCGGGTGCGCGAGCTGCTCGGCGCGTGA
- a CDS encoding class I SAM-dependent methyltransferase, which produces MATAYWEGPGAAKDFTHPVPTELVAERLDPRARILDFGCGYGRAMRELARAGYRNCVGVDPSAALIARGRREAPGLRLEHTPHLPLDYPAGAFAAVLLISVLAVIPENDAQRRVAAEVERVCAPGGLVFLCDYPLQEGERYRTAYAASAHPLHGVFETPDGGVFRHHDPDHLASLFPRLDLVQARETESTSLSGHPMRVLQWTLRRGGSEPPWWPHQ; this is translated from the coding sequence ATGGCCACGGCCTACTGGGAGGGCCCCGGTGCCGCCAAGGACTTCACTCACCCGGTCCCCACCGAGCTGGTCGCCGAGCGCCTCGACCCCCGGGCGCGCATCCTCGACTTCGGGTGCGGATACGGGCGCGCCATGCGCGAGCTGGCCCGCGCCGGGTACCGCAACTGTGTGGGTGTCGACCCGTCGGCGGCCCTGATCGCGCGCGGCCGCCGAGAGGCGCCCGGCCTGCGGCTGGAGCACACCCCGCACCTTCCGCTGGACTACCCTGCCGGCGCCTTTGCCGCGGTCCTGCTCATCTCGGTGCTTGCCGTCATCCCCGAGAACGACGCGCAGCGCCGGGTGGCCGCCGAGGTCGAGCGGGTGTGCGCCCCCGGCGGGCTGGTGTTCCTGTGCGACTACCCCCTGCAGGAGGGAGAGCGGTACCGCACGGCCTACGCCGCCTCGGCCCATCCGCTCCACGGTGTCTTCGAGACCCCCGACGGCGGCGTGTTCCGCCACCACGACCCCGACCACCTGGCATCCCTCTTCCCGCGCCTGGACCTTGTCCAGGCGCGGGAGACCGAGTCGACGAGCCTGAGCGGTCATCCCATGCGCGTCCTGCAGTGGACGCTGCGCAGGGGAGGCTCCGAACCACCCTGGTGGCCACACCAGTGA
- a CDS encoding acetyl-CoA carboxylase — protein sequence MATIKSTMPGVCYRRPAPDADPYVEVGDTVASGQTVALIEVMKNFSELRSEQEGTITKFLVEDGEEVSIGQDIAEVGA from the coding sequence ATGGCAACGATCAAGTCCACGATGCCCGGGGTGTGCTACCGCCGGCCGGCGCCTGACGCCGACCCCTACGTCGAGGTGGGCGACACGGTGGCCAGCGGCCAGACGGTCGCCCTCATCGAGGTGATGAAGAACTTCAGCGAGCTGCGTTCGGAGCAGGAGGGGACGATCACCAAGTTCCTCGTCGAGGACGGGGAAGAGGTGTCCATCGGCCAGGACATCGCCGAGGTCGGCGCCTGA
- a CDS encoding 5-oxoprolinase subunit B family protein — protein MTATGLIDVTGPSGGWPAITYRQAGDRHVMVEYGEHVLDLRLNFLVVSVLESLTRDPPEGLVEAAPGLRSILVGFDPARTSRSALLDHLRSVHEGQPHLSSLVLPSRVITLPIAFDDSACREAVRRYTTTVRGDAAYTAGDSNVGYVVEQTGFADAEEFYAAITATELWTAFTGFAPGLPFLLPLDPRLSLSVPKYNPTRVWTAEGSVGMGGPCVAVYPVDSPGSYQLFGRTVPIYDALGRNSAFAGSPFLIRPADRVRFVRVSEAELLETRRLALDDCYEYRIEDAPFSLAGHLGKHSAASVDLV, from the coding sequence GTGACCGCGACCGGGCTTATCGACGTCACCGGCCCTTCCGGCGGTTGGCCGGCCATCACCTACCGGCAGGCCGGGGACCGGCACGTGATGGTCGAGTACGGGGAGCACGTCCTCGACCTGCGGCTGAACTTCCTGGTCGTCTCGGTACTCGAAAGCCTCACGCGGGACCCTCCGGAAGGGCTCGTCGAGGCCGCCCCCGGACTGCGGTCCATCCTGGTCGGCTTCGACCCCGCCCGGACGAGCCGGTCAGCCCTGCTCGACCACCTGCGCTCGGTGCACGAGGGCCAGCCGCACCTCTCGTCCCTGGTGCTCCCCAGCCGCGTCATCACCCTGCCCATCGCGTTCGACGACTCCGCCTGCCGCGAGGCCGTGCGCCGCTACACCACCACGGTCCGCGGCGACGCCGCGTACACCGCTGGGGACAGCAACGTCGGCTACGTCGTGGAGCAGACCGGGTTCGCCGACGCCGAAGAGTTCTACGCGGCGATCACCGCCACCGAGCTGTGGACGGCTTTCACCGGCTTCGCGCCCGGCCTGCCGTTCCTGCTCCCCCTCGACCCGCGGCTGTCCCTCTCGGTGCCCAAGTACAACCCCACCCGCGTGTGGACAGCGGAGGGATCGGTGGGGATGGGCGGCCCGTGCGTGGCGGTCTACCCGGTCGACTCGCCCGGCAGCTACCAGCTGTTCGGCCGGACCGTCCCGATCTACGACGCGCTCGGCCGCAACAGCGCTTTCGCCGGTTCCCCGTTCCTCATCCGCCCGGCCGACCGGGTGCGCTTCGTCCGGGTGAGCGAGGCGGAGCTGCTGGAGACGCGAAGGCTTGCCCTAGACGACTGCTACGAGTACCGGATCGAGGACGCCCCCTTCTCGCTGGCGGGCCACCTCGGTAAGCACTCCGCCGCTTCTGTGGACCTGGTGTGA
- a CDS encoding 5-oxoprolinase subunit B family protein, with the protein MVPTEVTLPQARYEFGADEYVFVEIDQAMSLEANFKAMAITSALREKKIDGVVDICPSNASYMIRVDPDRLHPMDLVNELRAIEEAGTGLSADQALATRVVDVPVLYNDPWTRETLLRFRDRHQDPDATDLEYAARINGFDGVEPLITALSGAPYIVTMIGFVPGLPFSYQMVPRDRQIEVPKYVRPRTDTPERSFGYGGAFAVVYPVRGAGGYQLFGIAPAPVFDLSQRLPDFASGIVFPRPGDILRYRAIDMTEYEELRAEVEAGTFEYRTRDVEFRPSEFLNDPDAVNRDLLEVLYQ; encoded by the coding sequence GTGGTCCCGACAGAGGTGACACTCCCGCAGGCACGGTACGAGTTCGGTGCCGACGAGTACGTCTTCGTGGAGATCGACCAGGCCATGAGCCTGGAGGCGAACTTCAAGGCGATGGCGATCACGTCCGCGCTGCGAGAGAAGAAGATCGACGGGGTGGTGGACATATGCCCGTCCAACGCGTCGTACATGATCCGGGTGGACCCCGACCGCCTCCACCCGATGGACCTGGTCAACGAGCTGCGGGCGATCGAGGAGGCCGGGACCGGGCTGAGCGCCGACCAGGCCCTGGCGACCCGGGTGGTGGACGTTCCCGTGCTCTACAACGATCCGTGGACCCGGGAGACCCTGCTGCGGTTCCGCGACCGGCACCAGGACCCGGACGCGACCGACCTGGAGTACGCGGCGCGGATCAACGGGTTCGACGGCGTCGAGCCGCTGATCACGGCGCTCTCGGGGGCGCCATACATCGTCACGATGATCGGGTTCGTTCCCGGCCTGCCGTTCAGCTACCAGATGGTGCCGCGCGACCGGCAGATCGAGGTGCCCAAGTACGTGCGCCCACGAACCGACACCCCGGAGCGCTCCTTCGGCTACGGTGGCGCGTTCGCGGTGGTCTACCCGGTCCGCGGCGCGGGCGGGTACCAGTTGTTCGGTATCGCGCCGGCTCCGGTCTTCGATCTTTCCCAGCGTCTGCCCGACTTCGCCTCGGGCATCGTCTTCCCCCGCCCGGGCGACATCCTGCGGTACCGGGCGATCGACATGACCGAGTACGAGGAGCTGCGGGCGGAGGTCGAGGCGGGAACGTTCGAGTACCGCACGCGGGACGTGGAGTTCCGGCCCTCCGAGTTCCTGAATGACCCCGACGCCGTCAACCGCGACCTGCTGGAGGTGCTCTACCAGTGA
- a CDS encoding PucR family transcriptional regulator, whose protein sequence is MPPTVQWLFHHSDLRLRPLVAAGSTRPIRWVHTSELKDPTEFLSGGELLLTTGLHSEDSPAYWDDYVKRLVARDVAGLGFGAGFSHAEVPDALVAAARQQGFPLAGVPREVPFVAISEAVGETIARERAEGLSAALDAQRDLVTAGLSPGGPQTVVGRLAQALDCRVLALDEHGGVRYAAPTSARRYAAQVRMDLDVLSLDTPMSAASLSVAGDQVSVWPIGHGREVGGYLAVGRATPLSSVERAVAGSAVGLLALDLSGERAAREALRRERLAVLHLALSGNAELAGSTADVLGVPLPEAPMRVVLLGAPRERVDQLLRAAEDQHKLNQAGALVARYETRIVAVLLARAEGDLQAVEEVLHLVPGARAVASEAVPFSDIPDAMRRVRSLYVGSPDTAERLLLARDVATAGLLGHLDTAGARGWAEAQLEPLKQHARRSQVDLVSTLHTFLQYNGHIDASSTALGIHRHTMRYRLGRIAALLDTSLDDPTVRAELWLALRVRELS, encoded by the coding sequence ATGCCGCCAACCGTGCAATGGCTGTTTCACCACAGTGACCTGCGCCTGCGCCCGCTGGTTGCGGCTGGCTCCACGCGCCCGATCCGCTGGGTGCACACCAGTGAGCTGAAGGACCCGACCGAGTTCCTCTCCGGTGGGGAGCTGCTGCTGACGACGGGCCTGCACAGCGAGGACAGCCCCGCGTACTGGGACGACTACGTGAAACGCCTGGTCGCGCGGGATGTCGCCGGCCTGGGGTTCGGTGCCGGGTTCAGCCACGCGGAGGTACCGGACGCGCTGGTCGCCGCGGCCCGGCAGCAAGGGTTCCCCCTGGCCGGGGTGCCACGCGAGGTACCGTTCGTCGCGATCAGCGAGGCGGTGGGAGAGACGATCGCGCGCGAGCGGGCGGAAGGGCTCTCCGCCGCGCTCGACGCGCAGCGCGACCTCGTCACGGCGGGGCTGTCCCCGGGAGGCCCGCAGACGGTGGTCGGTCGGCTCGCCCAGGCGCTCGACTGCCGGGTGCTGGCCCTGGACGAGCACGGCGGGGTGCGCTACGCGGCGCCCACCTCCGCGCGGCGGTACGCCGCCCAGGTCCGGATGGACCTCGACGTGCTGTCCCTGGACACACCAATGAGCGCCGCGTCCCTGTCCGTGGCGGGCGACCAGGTGTCCGTGTGGCCGATCGGGCACGGCCGGGAGGTCGGCGGCTACCTCGCTGTGGGGCGCGCGACCCCCCTCAGCTCGGTCGAACGCGCCGTTGCCGGCAGCGCCGTGGGCCTGCTCGCCCTGGACCTTTCCGGGGAGCGTGCCGCGCGCGAGGCACTCCGGCGCGAACGGCTCGCCGTGCTGCACCTGGCGCTCTCCGGAAACGCCGAACTGGCCGGGTCGACCGCGGACGTGCTCGGCGTCCCGCTGCCAGAGGCGCCCATGCGGGTGGTGCTGCTGGGGGCACCCCGGGAGCGGGTGGACCAACTGCTCCGCGCCGCCGAGGACCAGCACAAGCTGAACCAGGCGGGTGCGCTCGTCGCCCGCTACGAGACCCGGATCGTCGCGGTCCTGCTGGCGCGTGCCGAAGGCGACCTGCAGGCCGTGGAGGAGGTGCTGCACCTCGTCCCGGGTGCGCGGGCGGTCGCGAGCGAGGCGGTTCCGTTCTCCGACATCCCCGACGCGATGCGCCGGGTGCGCTCGCTCTACGTGGGCTCCCCCGACACCGCGGAACGGCTCCTGCTCGCCCGGGACGTCGCCACCGCGGGGCTGCTCGGCCACCTCGACACCGCCGGGGCACGCGGCTGGGCCGAGGCGCAGCTCGAACCGCTCAAGCAGCACGCGCGACGGTCCCAGGTCGACCTGGTCTCGACACTGCACACCTTTCTCCAGTACAACGGGCACATAGACGCCTCGTCGACGGCCCTGGGCATCCACCGGCACACAATGCGCTACCGGTTGGGCCGGATCGCCGCGCTCCTCGACACCTCGCTCGACGACCCCACGGTGCGGGCCGAGCTGTGGCTGGCGCTGCGCGTCCGGGAACTCTCGTGA
- a CDS encoding ABC transporter substrate-binding protein: MLRATHPRPLVRSLLAAGAAGTLGLVSACGSGDAEESAGSGSGDFPRTVEHFRGTTEIESPPETVVALDSSYVDAAVSLELDVVGRVASEGGEELPEYLGEEGQTYAGDAEIVGLLEEPDLAAVAELEPDLIVSADVRHQEIYDQLSEIAPTVFSETTGASWKENIQLLAEAAGKQDLAEEKIGGYEDRAAALGETIAEENGGEAPTLSITRFVGEPSVRLYSTASFPGIVQQDVGVPRPEDAPDTGDEIMVDLSEEEILDAEADHIVTGIWDDGNGESEEAAEDFRSNPLWEQLEGEQHDVSDKVWFSSVSLQGAEGILDDLEEIYGVDAE; the protein is encoded by the coding sequence ATGCTGCGCGCCACCCATCCCCGTCCGCTCGTCCGGTCCCTGCTCGCCGCGGGAGCGGCCGGCACGCTGGGCCTCGTCTCCGCCTGCGGTTCCGGGGACGCCGAAGAGTCCGCCGGCAGCGGCTCGGGCGACTTTCCCCGCACCGTGGAGCACTTCCGTGGTACCACGGAGATCGAGTCCCCGCCCGAGACGGTCGTCGCGCTGGACAGCAGCTACGTCGACGCCGCCGTCTCCCTGGAACTGGACGTCGTCGGGCGGGTGGCGTCCGAGGGAGGCGAGGAGCTGCCGGAGTACCTCGGTGAGGAGGGCCAGACCTACGCCGGCGACGCCGAGATCGTGGGACTGCTGGAGGAGCCGGACCTCGCCGCGGTCGCCGAGCTGGAACCGGACCTGATCGTCTCCGCCGACGTCCGCCACCAGGAGATCTACGACCAGCTCAGCGAGATCGCCCCGACCGTCTTCTCCGAGACCACCGGCGCGAGCTGGAAGGAGAACATCCAGCTGCTGGCCGAGGCCGCGGGTAAGCAGGACCTGGCAGAGGAGAAGATCGGCGGCTACGAGGACCGGGCCGCGGCACTCGGCGAGACGATCGCCGAGGAGAACGGCGGCGAGGCGCCGACACTGTCCATCACCCGGTTCGTGGGCGAACCGTCGGTGCGCCTCTACTCCACCGCGTCCTTCCCGGGCATCGTGCAGCAGGATGTCGGGGTGCCCCGCCCCGAGGACGCGCCGGACACCGGTGACGAGATCATGGTCGACCTGAGCGAGGAGGAGATCCTCGACGCCGAGGCCGACCACATCGTCACCGGCATCTGGGACGACGGCAACGGCGAGAGCGAGGAAGCGGCCGAGGACTTCCGCAGCAACCCGCTGTGGGAGCAGTTGGAAGGCGAGCAGCACGACGTGAGCGACAAGGTCTGGTTCTCCTCGGTGAGCCTGCAGGGCGCCGAAGGCATCCTCGACGACCTGGAGGAGATCTACGGCGTCGACGCCGAGTGA
- a CDS encoding acetyl-CoA carboxylase biotin carboxylase subunit has translation MAGIRRVLVANRGEIALRVVRACHNAGLEAVAVYSDADRDSRWVRLADDAVHIGASAATKSYLNADALLDAARTSGADAVHPGYGFLSENGEFARRVADAGLRFVGPPASVIETMGDKAAARASAQEADVPVVPGTGPMADEAAAASAADGIGFPLLVKAAAGGGGRGIRPVGSPDELAAVLKTARAEARAAFGDDTVYLERAVPGARHIEVQVLADEHGNVVHAYERDCSVQRRRQKLIEEAPAPDLAPGLRAEITAAATRLAAHVGYRGAGTVEFLLSRDGDFHFLEMNTRIQVEHPITECVTGLDLVAEQLRIAAGEPLSVRQEDIVLEGAAVELRINAEDPDQGFMPAPGELSRFDLPGGPGVRVDTGLVAGDRISPFYDSMIAKLVCSGADRDQALGRAEQAVRELAIEGVATTRSLHGALLAAPEVRAGGVHTAWLEDWLAEAR, from the coding sequence ATGGCTGGGATCCGCCGAGTTCTAGTGGCCAACCGCGGCGAGATCGCGTTGCGCGTGGTTCGGGCGTGCCACAACGCGGGCCTTGAGGCCGTCGCGGTGTACTCCGACGCCGACCGCGACTCCAGGTGGGTGCGGCTGGCCGACGATGCGGTCCACATTGGGGCGTCCGCGGCCACCAAGTCGTACCTGAACGCCGATGCGCTGCTGGACGCCGCCCGGACCAGTGGCGCCGACGCCGTCCACCCCGGGTACGGCTTTCTCTCCGAGAACGGCGAGTTCGCGAGAAGGGTCGCCGATGCCGGCCTGCGGTTCGTGGGCCCGCCCGCCTCGGTCATCGAGACGATGGGGGACAAGGCCGCCGCGCGCGCCTCGGCGCAGGAGGCGGACGTTCCGGTGGTCCCCGGTACCGGCCCCATGGCCGACGAGGCGGCGGCTGCCAGCGCCGCGGACGGCATCGGGTTCCCGTTGCTCGTCAAGGCGGCCGCCGGCGGCGGTGGCCGGGGCATCCGCCCGGTCGGCTCCCCCGACGAGCTGGCCGCGGTCCTCAAGACAGCGCGGGCCGAGGCGCGCGCGGCGTTCGGCGACGACACGGTGTACCTGGAACGCGCCGTTCCCGGCGCCCGGCACATCGAGGTGCAGGTGCTGGCCGACGAGCACGGCAACGTGGTGCACGCCTACGAGCGGGACTGCTCGGTCCAGCGCCGGCGGCAGAAGCTCATCGAGGAGGCGCCCGCGCCCGACCTGGCCCCCGGGCTGCGCGCCGAGATCACCGCCGCCGCCACCCGGCTGGCCGCCCATGTCGGCTACCGGGGAGCCGGCACGGTGGAGTTCCTGCTGTCGCGGGACGGCGACTTCCACTTTCTTGAGATGAACACCCGGATCCAGGTGGAGCACCCCATAACCGAGTGCGTGACCGGGCTTGACCTCGTGGCCGAGCAACTGCGCATCGCGGCGGGCGAGCCGTTGTCGGTGCGGCAGGAGGACATCGTACTCGAAGGGGCCGCGGTCGAGCTGCGCATCAACGCCGAGGACCCGGACCAGGGCTTCATGCCCGCGCCGGGCGAGCTGTCGCGGTTCGATCTTCCCGGCGGGCCGGGGGTGCGGGTCGATACGGGGCTCGTCGCGGGCGACCGGATCAGCCCGTTCTACGACTCGATGATCGCCAAGCTGGTGTGCTCGGGGGCGGATCGGGACCAGGCGCTTGGGCGGGCGGAGCAGGCTGTCCGGGAGCTCGCCATCGAAGGGGTCGCCACCACCCGGTCGCTGCACGGTGCCCTGCTCGCCGCACCGGAGGTACGCGCGGGCGGGGTGCACACCGCGTGGCTGGAGGACTGGCTGGCCGAGGCGAGATAA
- a CDS encoding 5-oxoprolinase subunit C family protein translates to MSTGANGDAGGPIALEVVDPGVQTTVQEYPGRTGLQRWGLFPAGPVDHLAFRLANVLTGNPEGAAALEIPAGRFTARVSRPGLVALCGAEGAAPTLNGEALPMWEAVPVAPGDLLATRTARGPGFRLYLAVSGGIEVPPMLGSRATHTVGHIGGLAGRPLVRGDLLEGAGAPGTAPAPLRVPQSLRPAYPRHWEIEVMRGPHSTPELFTADAWAELVSSTLRVSLNSDRLATQLNPHRFDWPRADGGVAGSHPSNILDASFPLGGIVINGDVPMIVGPDGPTSGGFTVVATVAHAALWRVGQLRPGHDTVRFREIDLEEAIALSAHVEYPLDPGHLERVG, encoded by the coding sequence GTGAGCACCGGAGCCAACGGGGACGCGGGAGGTCCCATCGCCCTTGAGGTCGTCGACCCGGGGGTGCAGACCACGGTCCAGGAGTATCCCGGACGGACCGGTCTGCAACGCTGGGGGCTCTTCCCCGCGGGGCCGGTTGACCACCTCGCCTTTCGGCTGGCCAACGTGCTCACCGGGAACCCTGAGGGCGCCGCGGCCCTGGAGATCCCCGCGGGACGGTTCACCGCGCGGGTCAGCCGTCCCGGACTGGTCGCGCTGTGCGGCGCCGAGGGCGCGGCACCGACGCTCAACGGGGAAGCGCTACCGATGTGGGAGGCCGTCCCGGTGGCGCCGGGCGACCTGCTGGCGACCCGAACGGCACGCGGTCCCGGCTTCCGGCTCTACCTGGCGGTGTCGGGCGGCATCGAGGTTCCCCCGATGCTCGGATCCCGCGCCACCCACACCGTCGGACACATCGGCGGGCTCGCGGGGCGGCCACTGGTCCGCGGCGACCTGCTCGAAGGCGCGGGCGCGCCGGGTACCGCCCCGGCCCCGCTCCGCGTGCCGCAGTCCCTGCGGCCGGCGTACCCGCGCCACTGGGAGATCGAGGTCATGCGCGGCCCGCACAGCACGCCCGAGCTCTTCACCGCCGACGCCTGGGCGGAGCTCGTCTCGTCGACGCTGCGGGTCAGCCTGAACTCCGACCGGTTGGCCACCCAGCTCAACCCGCACCGCTTCGACTGGCCCCGCGCGGACGGCGGTGTCGCGGGGAGCCACCCCTCCAACATTCTCGACGCCAGTTTCCCGTTGGGCGGGATTGTCATCAACGGTGACGTGCCCATGATCGTCGGCCCCGACGGCCCCACTTCCGGCGGGTTCACCGTCGTGGCGACCGTGGCGCACGCGGCTCTCTGGCGGGTTGGCCAGTTGCGCCCCGGCCACGACACCGTGCGGTTCCGCGAGATCGACCTGGAGGAGGCCATCGCCCTCTCCGCGCACGTGGAGTACCCGCTCGACCCCGGACACCTGGAGCGGGTGGGCTGA
- a CDS encoding LamB/YcsF family protein, translating to MRNLVDLNADAGESFGRWSLGDDARLLPHVTSVNVACGWHAGDPATMRASVELAAENGVGLGAHPGLPDLAGFGRRALALTPREAADACLYQYGALRAFADAHGVPITHVKPHGAFYGLAIRDHSIAAAVVDAVGTVDGEVVTVLLAGPTADAVAGRGVPVAREAFADLDYDDNGHIIIEPNPAAKDPRACADQAAAILSGRVRTVSGGTVGIEADTICVHGDRPNAVDVARAVRARIAAEGATVAPLRDVLAARRQG from the coding sequence ATGCGGAATCTGGTCGATCTGAACGCCGATGCGGGAGAGAGCTTCGGGCGCTGGAGCCTGGGGGACGACGCCAGGCTGTTGCCCCATGTCACGTCGGTCAACGTCGCGTGCGGGTGGCATGCCGGCGACCCCGCGACGATGCGCGCCTCGGTCGAGCTGGCCGCGGAGAATGGGGTGGGTCTCGGCGCGCACCCGGGACTGCCCGACCTGGCGGGGTTCGGCCGGCGTGCGCTGGCGCTGACTCCGCGGGAGGCCGCCGACGCCTGCCTCTACCAGTATGGCGCGCTGCGGGCCTTCGCCGACGCGCACGGGGTGCCCATCACCCACGTCAAGCCGCACGGCGCCTTCTACGGCCTGGCCATCCGGGACCACAGCATTGCCGCCGCGGTCGTCGACGCCGTGGGCACGGTCGACGGTGAGGTCGTCACCGTGCTGCTCGCCGGCCCGACGGCGGACGCGGTCGCGGGGCGCGGGGTACCGGTGGCGCGGGAGGCGTTCGCCGACCTCGACTACGACGACAACGGGCACATCATCATCGAGCCGAACCCCGCTGCCAAGGACCCGCGGGCGTGCGCGGACCAGGCGGCCGCGATCCTGAGCGGGCGCGTGCGCACGGTCAGCGGCGGGACGGTCGGGATCGAGGCCGACACCATCTGCGTGCACGGCGACCGGCCGAACGCCGTCGACGTGGCGCGGGCGGTGCGCGCCCGGATCGCCGCCGAGGGGGCCACCGTGGCACCGCTGCGCGACGTCCTCGCCGCGCGCCGCCAGGGCTGA